DNA sequence from the Pichia kudriavzevii chromosome 4, complete sequence genome:
TTGATGCAAACCAGTATCATTTTTGACTGATTCTAGTGCAGCAGTTTTCAGAGCgtcattattttcatctgCCAATACCTCTATAATCTTGTTAAAATACAATTGCATCTCTTTAGAGAGGACATGTTTAACAAGTGGACGAACTTCCAACTCCTTTTTATCTTGTTTAGACTCGACTGACGTAACACCTGTTTTCGGATTTGTAACAAGGGTTATCTCTTCGTTGTTCAAGCTCAGCATGTTTTCAAGAGTTCCCCTTTGAGAAATTGGCAACTGCTTGATATCTGACagatttggattttgaGGAATGGCAGGCTGAACACCTTCAACCGCAAGCCAGTGTGCGGTATAAGTGGCGTGTCTTGGGACTTTCGGTAAGGGTTGATTGACTAAAGTTTCAAAGTCAACCTCATCTTCGTCAATATAGTATAGAGTCTGGCCGGGTCCAATCATGGCTTCCTTGAAAACTAATGGTTTTGACGTGTCATAACCATATAGAGGTTCTAGATTCAAAACCTTCATACCTCTATCTATGTCTTGAGTAGTAAGGGTTTTACGCTTCCCATGTCTCATAAACTTTAATGCTTGCTCTATAATCTCATGGATTCTGTACTCAACATCCATAGCTAGATTTTTAGCCACTTCATCTGTCAATTGCCATGATATACCTAATGAATCGCTGACATCTCGAACAGTGTCGTATGGAGACCATAGCGTATGAGAAAGTGGTTTTTGCGAGGAGTTCGTTCCTGGTGCTGATGCTGATGTAGATCCAGACTTATTGGTTGCGGTCTTCTTGGACATTATGGATGATACGCTCCTGTGTGAAGTTACTCTTATTAAAAAGTCATAAAGAGATGGACCTCTCCTATATCAACATGAATTCCTTGTATGCAACTCGCGGAAAAAGTTCAACACTTGTTGAGATCTCTTAAATTTGTCCAGCATTACCACGACGAATTGCATATAATTTTGGGCTTCGAGTGCTACAGAAGAGAGTCCCATTTGATATTTCGACTTCCTCTAAATTGGCAACTCATTTGTTTAGATATCTCTAAAACTAATTGGTTCTGCTAAGTTTTAGAGTTCGAACTGTATTTTTCAGAAGATAATATTGTGAGTATTGCCATGCGTGCTGAGTACTTTGATGGGAGATAGTTCGCAAGTGAAGATGCATATGAAAGCTGATCTTAAATAGCTgtcaaaaattcaactaCAATACTGGTTATACATTTTCCCtaatatttgaatttgacaAAGTATTTATTTGTATGATAAAAAGTAGAATGGGCCAAAGGCTGAACTAATCTATGAGAAGCTTTTGGTTACACAATGACTGCTGCgtaatttggaaaaaaactATATAACAGTAAGGCAGATGTTATTTATAGGGAAATATGTTGCACTTAAACTCGTTTTAGCTTTCAGTGCTGCACGAATGTGCACTCTCTAATGGAATACAATCTATAGCCATATCTCACGGAAGTACTACTCTACTTAAAGTTCACATTGACATAGCTCACCTCGTTCTCACAAACACAGCATATTATTGATGCCCAAAAACATGTTTTCGTATATCTAGTATAAGACAATTGAATATTATACAAGATTCTTCTGTTCATTTAGATTTAGCTGGATCTATGAAAAATACTTCACCgtttgtttctcttttataAGTAAGTCTATCTGCGACCGTTCCAGCATAGATTAAACTATTGAGCGTCCAGTCGCCACGGTTGTAAACGCTTGGAACTTTTCCGCAGAGTGCAGGAAAAAGTGATTGATACATTGGCATAAATTCAGCAATATCGTCGTTGTCGATTTTCATGTTCCGTTTaactttttggaattcattataaataaaatcagGGAAAATGGTTTTATCATGAATATCCTCATAAACTTCTTTATTAGAGATACGCATAATCCATAACAAAACTGCATGATCCAAAATTCCTTTTTCTATCAAGTCATTATACGATTTTGTACCGAAAACAACAAGgaatgaattgaaaaatcgGGTGTCCACCATCATAGCCTTTTTAAAAGAGAAGGGCTTAAATTCAGTTAACAGTtgtttttccattttttcgACTTGCTCTAAAGTTTGCTGAAAAATGTCTTTCTGAGATTTCCTGTATGTCTTAATAATGTTGGCATGATGTGAAGAAACTTTGTCACTAACTTCAACTTCTAGCTTTTTCAGTGTTCTAAGCTTAGTCTTGATAATAGCTTTTAGTTGCGTTAGACCTTCCAATTTCATTCTTAAATTAAAACCCTTCCTTTCTGATGTCAATTTACAAAGGTaggagaaaaaatcaattaaaTTTTCGGGGATTTTGTCTCCTTGCCGTAAAATAAAGTTAATCCCGTTGACAGATGAATCATTGGGGATCACAACACCATAATTTTTGGCTCCTTCAATCACCGATTCGTCGACTTTCAAACTCAATGTGGTGGTGTTATCCCTATTCCCCTTTAAACAAAAGCCATAATTTAGTAGAAACTCAACATTTGATTTGGCACCGTAATTGTTGTAAAGCTCACAAGATTGGGTTAGTTTGGACAAGTCATCCAAACTGTCAAAAATGAACACATTGTTCTCAATAGTCCATCTGCATTTACTACTGTTGGAATCTTCATTGTTCAACAAGTCAACAATTGGTAGTAAGAATGCATGATTTTTGTACTTTGCTGAGGCATCAAACAGGAGGTATGGGAATGCTCTAGAGCTAATGATACAACTTGCCCATAAGTAAGCAGTGAATGAGGTCCAGGAAATCTCCTTGACATTAAGTAAATAATCAACTGATACTCCCCCGAGTGGTCCCATCTTAAAGGCCTCGTATTCCAGTAGCTCGTCCTTAAGTTGAGGATGTTTAGCTACATCTAATTGAGAAGCTACAACTTTCCAATTCTCTAAGTCTTTCAGAAAATTACGTTTCATTAAAACGTGTGCGTCGGTGCCATCAAGCAACTCTTTCTCTTCCATTGTCCAGAAGTATGGATTGCCTGTACTTTTTCCATCATTGGGAAGATAATCAATGTATGGCTGGTACTCTGTGTGTAAATTGGTATTTTCAACGATTGTCTTACCTGAGCTATCAAATTTAAGTTTTgccaacaaaaaaataagattTGTATTTATTTCAGGAGATGATGTTTGAACCTCAGAGAGGTAGTCTTTAGCAAAAGAATCTGCTAATTCCGGGCTAATTATTAAGGATTTTGGGACCCTAATTAGACCTTTtttatcatcttcagaCAATGACTCTTTGATTATGCATGAGATTCCGTGGTTGTTGCTATATTCAAACGATAGCTTTTCGTTAATATAGCAGCCTTTGGATCTGGCCCATTGAACTAATCTATCCACGTTCTCCATTCTGCCTCTGTTGTGTGTCTTCAAACAAGTTTATGAAATTAGTGGTGGAAAAACTATATAGTCAAAATTTCAACTGATTCACAACTCGAAAAAATTAGTAACTCCAgtttcaatcaaaaacacTGTTATAGTTGCAaaaatttataaaaaaaatattactAAATGATCGAACCCAGGATCGAACTGGGGACGTTATGCGTGTTAAGCATATGCCATAACCAACTAGACCATCCGACCATTTACAATTTTATTCTGTCATATATTGTAGAGTACTACTTCATTGCCAGAACTGAAATATTGtagaaaaaattcaagGATAAGTGattattgaacaaaataagggatatatataaatgtaAACAATAGTGTTTTCCAGCTTTGTTATGATTATATGAAATATGTATAAGTAGTTGTGTTTAACTTTATTCAGGTGAACTGGAGCACATGACTGTCCTTTTCTCTGCAAAATGTTTATATGTTTTTGTCAATAGAAGGGAAACAGCACTTTCTAACAGTAAAACAAATtgtcattttatttttatttcctctttctccCTAAAAGCCTCTTCTCTCTTGACATTTCGGAAGACACAgaacaaaatattttacAAAGATGGTCAACACAGTGTTCACAAACTACCAGgtaccatttttttttctactgCTTGAGCAGTTTTTTGTATCAACTTAGCCACGCAGAcataaaaatatacaagaaCAACCACACTCTGCGTACTAGAATGtcaattggaaaaaaaaaaaattcgAATGGGCCTCCAAATTACCTTTAATACCAAAGCCTGGCCTAACTACGCAAACAATTTTTCGCAAAAGTCGCTATTTATAAGCTAATCAACTAAACTTTTTTATACCTGTTGGTACTGCTATTACCATAGCAACTGTTGTAAAGTATGCGCCACTATCTACATCTAAACCTATAACATACATATGATTACTTTATACTGATATTCAttatgattatttttttattcttatGTTTATATATTAATTTTACTTTataatttccttttttgtTAAAGTCGAccttatttattttttttgtatctTCCATAACCATGTTTTGTGTAGCATTTATATCTATATTAACTTAGGTGGTTTTTCTGGTATATTATCAACTAATGCTTCATTAGATATAGCTTTCCATGGTACTCATTAGGTTATTGATTATTTCCATTATGTTAATCCAAATTTATACTTTATAATTGTTCGCCAAAATCGTTGCTAGCTTTAGATTTTCTAGTCTGTACCAGTGGAACTACTGAACAGTTTTTCCAACACTTCTAAGTATTTGGTTTCTGAAATTTGTATTTTATAAGGGTCTTTATGGTGTCATGCCAGAATAATACCGAAGATAGCGTCAAGTTACCAAATTCGAAATACTTTGTTCTTGTTTCCTTTACTCTATACCAATTTTGAGATTCGAAACTTTGTACTCATACTCCAACTTGAGAAGAAGACTGGTTATACAGTTCCGACCCGAAATTTTTTACTTCAGAATAGCCGAAAaacagtttttttctttctttcttgtgCTCAGCttgttttttctccatTATTGTCTACGTAACTCCAGCGATGACTAccttttatttatttatttttatttttggattgCTATTTCGCCAAAACCTTCCTTTAAATCCTATTGACGCTCCAAAATTCTTTTCTGAAAATAGAAGGCAACCGCGAGTCTCCACAAGGCGGCATACTCCTAATATAGCCCTAAAGAGCAACTAATCCCGCTGGTTATAGAGACCCTGCTAATGATAGTAATTGCAACATGATTACCATAACTTTGTACCCTATGCACAGGCAATGGCGATAATTTAACCATAGCTGATAGTGTACTTTGAAAGCatatattttcaatggatCTATATAAATGCAAACACTTTCCTTATATTTGGATAGGAATCGGTTCAGCGTGTGTTGTATTTCCGTTTTTCATTTAACCAGAGATCAACCAACATAGAGATGACTGCACCTACTCCAGAATTCAACCTATCCTCCGCAAAGGCAACCGAATACGAACACAAATACGCTGCACATAACTACCATCCATTACCTGTTGTCTTTCACAAGGCCAAGGGTGCACATGTTTGGGATCCAGAAGGAAACGAATATTTAGATTTCCTTTCAGCTTATTCCGCTGTCAACCAAGGTCATTGTCATCCAAGAATTGTGGATGCACTAGTTGATCAAGCTCAAAAGTTAACTTTATCCTCAAGAGCCTTTTCTTGTGACATTTTCGGCACTTATGCTAAATACATCACTGAATTTTTTGGCTATGAGAATGTTCTTCCAATGAACACAGGTGCAGAAGCTGTTGAAACTGCACTAAAGATTGCAAGAAGATGGGGTTACGTCAAGAAGGGTATTAACCCAGATGACGCTATCATTTTATCTTGTGAAGATAACTTCCATGGTAGATCCATTGCTATTGTTTCCATGTCTACCGACCCAGATGCTAGAGTTAATTTTGGTCCTTACTTAAAGAACGTTGGCCCGGTCATTCCAGGCACTGAAGATAAACTTTTAAGATACGGTAACATTGAAGATGTCGAGTTAGCTTTTAAGAACGCCGGTGATAAGATAGCAGCTATTTTGATTGAACCAATTCAAGGAGAAGCCGGTATTGTTGTTCCACCAATGGATTACTTTGTTAAAGTTAAGGCATTGTGTAAGAAATACAACGTGTTACTGATTGCCGATGAAATTCAAACAGGTATTGCCAGAACCGGTAAAATGTTGTGTTGGGAACATTACCTACCAAGAGAAGACAAGCCAGACATGGTTCTACTAGGTAAAGCGATTTCCGGCGGTGTTCTACCTGTTTCTGCTGTTCTTTCATCAAGAGAAATTATGTCAGTTTTAGAACCTGGTTCTCATGGTTCTACTTATGGTGGTAACGCTTTAGCATCTAGAGTTGCTATTGAAGCTTTAGAAGTCGTCAAAGATGAAAAGTTAGTTGAAAGAGCAGAAGAACTGGGCAAGTTCTTCCAAGACGAACTACAGAAACTAGCAGATGAATCCAATGGTATGATCAAGGAAGTCAGAGGTTTAGGTTTGCTTACTGCTATTGTTGTTGACAACAGCAAAACCAACGGTAGATCCGCTTGGGATTTGTGTTTgttaatgaagaaaaatggtgTTTTAGCCAAGCCAACGCACGAACACATCATCAGATTGGCACCACCACTAGTGATTTCAAAGGAGGACCTATTAAAGGGTGTCGATTCTATCAGGAAAGCTTTAGTTGAGCTTCCAACTGTTGAAATTGCTGCTCATTAATCAAGGTTTTAGTActatatgtatatatcaATAATCTGTAACACTCTTTTTACGTAAATAATTCAACAGCTTTTGAAAAACGATATTCAAAACCtaatttattaaaaaataaaagtattCGTTAtaaaaatttgaaacaatcaaagaaacaaataaaaagaataaaCCTTCATATCCACATACAAAGACAACCAGCATCTAAGAGTATAATATCATCTGTTGTAACATATCTTCATTAGTCATTTCTGTATGAATATGAATATCAgaataataaaagaaacacaagaaaaCTACTGACACCTACCATCTAATACCATAATCAAAAAAGTATGTCATTAAAGTAATAATCAGCTTCGGTATCAGCAGCACCTATATGTTTAATATTAGAGAAGTCTAGTTAGTATTCAATCGCATGGAGAAGTTAGAGATAAAAAATCACTTACCATTAGCATCATGTGACAATGCATTAGCTGGTCTTTGTGCAATTGCATTAGTTATTAAGAGAGGCAAAACAACACCACCCATAAAACCAACTGCCATGGTTGGCGCCGTTATTGGCTGTCGCATCAAGCTTTGTCGTAATTCGTTTAGTAGCATTTCGTCGTACTTCTATAAGTAAGAATGAACCAAATAATATATACAATGCACATAAATGATACAGAACTCACCGGCTAGAGGATATACAGCTGGTTTATATATACATAATCAACAAGGACAGGTCATTGTTGGGTGGTCATCTATGAAGGAAATGATCAGGTCATTAAAACAAATAATTCATGGTAAGAAAACTGGCCGAGCCCCTCCGCATGATTATTTTGGTCACTTGACGTTATCTtatcagttttttttttcttttccatcGCCGAATAATCCGGGGAACTACTTTCAGttcttctttccttttgtttttttattactCCCGGGCCTTACTCCTCTCCTCTCAATAAGTGGTACCTCGTCCATTGGATCAATTCCAAGTGGGGTTGATGATGCATTGTTGGTACTTTTTGCCATGTCGTCGCTAATAATGTAAAGTGTGCACACAATAGCAGCAAACACAATTACCAGATATACAAATCTTCTGGTGTGATGCACGGTCATGAGTATGATGAGATCAATGTACCTAAATGAGATCTTTTCTACAACTTCTGTTCTTTTGATTGGAGTAATCGCTAACTCCACAACAAATGCAATGGTCATCCTTAAATGTTCTCTCATATGGTTGAAGTCTATTTTTTCTACCGTGTCGTGTATCGAATGAATGTACGGATTGCTCAATTCCACCTTACTCTCTAAAACGTAAACGCTCGGGTATCCGTACATCAATGCAGAAATGTGATCTGAACATACTTTCCCACACTCTGTTTCCAATACAGGTATATGGCAATATTCCTCAATGATTAGTTTGATGAAACTAGAAAGAGTTGGAGACTGATAGTCTCTAATAAGCCCAAAATgttcatcttcaccttgATCAAGTGATTTTTGGATAAACCCAGTCATATCCTGCTGGAGCATGGCCACAatctctctttcttccaATCTGTAATTCTGGAAAACTTCAGTGGATCCCGCCGATCCCACTTCTTCTGCAGCGTAAAAATGAAACTCAATTgtgttcttcaaattcattcCTGACTCAAGTAGTTTTGTTAAATGCTTAACGGTTTGAAGCACAACCACCACCCCAGAAAGGTTGTCATCAACACCTGGAGCATTATGTGTAGATTTGAAGTTTATTGAATCAACGTGACAGCCAAGCACAATACTTTGCGGAAACTGCCCAACTCTTAAAATAACACTAGGTTGTTTCCATTCGTGGTGGAAAAGTTCGGTCCTGAAGAGTTCTCGTACTGGTTTCGATTCAATGTTATTGGTGAGATTCTTCAGATACTCCTCAATATAGATGGATGACTTGTAACCATTATCTGAATTATAATAACGATCGGAAGGTAAATCTAAGATTAGTTGATCTATGTCTGTTTCAAGGGCAGTTGTTTTTATGTTCTCCAGTGTGTTGCTCAACAGGTCTTTATGGAGCGATGTTGGATATGCATAAGTGTCAACTCTAATCTGGCTTAATAATTTCGAGTACTCACATGTATATAGGAGCgcaacaaacaaaaggatCAGGAGCACGAGCAACCCTATGTTCTTACCTTGTGTC
Encoded proteins:
- a CDS encoding uncharacterized protein (PKUD0D02335), coding for MLLNELRQSLMRQPITAPTMAVGFMGGVVLPLLITNAIAQRPANALSHDANGAADTEADYYFNDILF
- a CDS encoding uncharacterized protein (PKUD0D02320; similar to Saccharomyces cerevisiae YHL039W (EFM1); ancestral locus Anc_4.1) encodes the protein MENVDRLVQWARSKGCYINEKLSFEYSNNHGISCIIKESLSEDDKKGLIRVPKSLIISPELADSFAKDYLSEVQTSSPEINTNLIFLLAKLKFDSSGKTIVENTNLHTEYQPYIDYLPNDGKSTGNPYFWTMEEKELLDGTDAHVLMKRNFLKDLENWKVVASQLDVAKHPQLKDELLEYEAFKMGPLGGVSVDYLLNVKEISWTSFTAYLWASCIISSRAFPYLLFDASAKYKNHAFLLPIVDLLNNEDSNSSKCRWTIENNVFIFDSLDDLSKLTQSCELYNNYGAKSNVEFLLNYGFCLKGNRDNTTTLSLKVDESVIEGAKNYGVVIPNDSSVNGINFILRQGDKIPENLIDFFSYLCKLTSERKGFNLRMKLEGLTQLKAIIKTKLRTLKKLEVEVSDKVSSHHANIIKTYRKSQKDIFQQTLEQVEKMEKQLLTEFKPFSFKKAMMVDTRFFNSFLVVFGTKSYNDLIEKGILDHAVLLWIMRISNKEVYEDIHDKTIFPDFIYNEFQKVKRNMKIDNDDIAEFMPMYQSLFPALCGKVPSVYNRGDWTLNSLIYAGTVADRLTYKRETNGEVFFIDPAKSK
- a CDS encoding uncharacterized protein (PKUD0D02310; similar to Saccharomyces cerevisiae YGL112C (TAF6); ancestral locus Anc_6.141), whose protein sequence is MSKKTATNKSGSTSASAPGTNSSQKPLSHTLWSPYDTVRDVSDSLGISWQLTDEVAKNLAMDVEYRIHEIIEQALKFMRHGKRKTLTTQDIDRGMKVLNLEPLYGYDTSKPLVFKEAMIGPGQTLYYIDEDEVDFETLVNQPLPKVPRHATYTAHWLAVEGVQPAIPQNPNLSDIKQLPISQRGTLENMLSLNNEEITLVTNPKTGVTSVESKQDKKELEVRPLVKHVLSKEMQLYFNKIIEVLADENNDALKTAALESVKNDTGLHQLLPYLVQYVAETITHNLKNLNLLTTMLMLIYSLISNTSLYLDPYVHALMPCILTLLLAKNIGPIHAETDEERNGHFQVRTLASSLLQKIIDNYGSSYHTLKPRVTRTLLRAFLSNTTRSSIGTQFGAIMGMKSLGSEVIRIILVGNLRTWSTVVLENFEPDSENRRILLKQVIECLSLLTDDGNLIVGRTKKHSREGENVASEEMDACKEENVITDSMKEKLVERVGGLVANAVCEQTNAVAIYHGIFFGEV
- a CDS encoding uncharacterized protein (PKUD0D02330; similar to Saccharomyces cerevisiae YLR438W (CAR2); ancestral locus Anc_4.317): MTAPTPEFNLSSAKATEYEHKYAAHNYHPLPVVFHKAKGAHVWDPEGNEYLDFLSAYSAVNQGHCHPRIVDALVDQAQKLTLSSRAFSCDIFGTYAKYITEFFGYENVLPMNTGAEAVETALKIARRWGYVKKGINPDDAIILSCEDNFHGRSIAIVSMSTDPDARVNFGPYLKNVGPVIPGTEDKLLRYGNIEDVELAFKNAGDKIAAILIEPIQGEAGIVVPPMDYFVKVKALCKKYNVLLIADEIQTGIARTGKMLCWEHYLPREDKPDMVLLGKAISGGVLPVSAVLSSREIMSVLEPGSHGSTYGGNALASRVAIEALEVVKDEKLVERAEELGKFFQDELQKLADESNGMIKEVRGLGLLTAIVVDNSKTNGRSAWDLCLLMKKNGVLAKPTHEHIIRLAPPLVISKEDLLKGVDSIRKALVELPTVEIAAH
- a CDS encoding uncharacterized protein (PKUD0D02340; similar to Saccharomyces cerevisiae YDR415C; ancestral locus Anc_5.517); the protein is MTQGKNIGLLVLLILLFVALLYTCEYSKLLSQIRVDTYAYPTSLHKDLLSNTLENIKTTALETDIDQLILDLPSDRYYNSDNGYKSSIYIEEYLKNLTNNIESKPVRELFRTELFHHEWKQPSVILRVGQFPQSIVLGCHVDSINFKSTHNAPGVDDNLSGVVVVLQTVKHLTKLLESGMNLKNTIEFHFYAAEEVGSAGSTEVFQNYRLEEREIVAMLQQDMTGFIQKSLDQGEDEHFGLIRDYQSPTLSSFIKLIIEEYCHIPVLETECGKVCSDHISALMYGYPSVYVLESKVELSNPYIHSIHDTVEKIDFNHMREHLRMTIAFVVELAITPIKRTEVVEKISFRYIDLIILMTVHHTRRFVYLVIVFAAIVCTLYIISDDMAKSTNNASSTPLGIDPMDEVPLIERRGVRPGSNKKTKGKKN